A region of Rhodamnia argentea isolate NSW1041297 chromosome 9, ASM2092103v1, whole genome shotgun sequence DNA encodes the following proteins:
- the LOC115748626 gene encoding rop guanine nucleotide exchange factor 3-like isoform X2, whose product MRLFMMMCRVEEDSTSSTISAMEKLSVSDENSEPGYRASPPSADSKDQSTTETETPTSADSFMFCRTNSEASTSSEQTDDNCSSSEPSPLCWPSVKSGRHNQITFDGLGLKQQKQFLDEKLYNLESMDSALETMKERFAKLLLGEDMSGSGKGVCTAVTISNAITNLYATVFGQNLRLEPLNPEKKAMWKREMNCLLSVCNYIVEFAPTLQTLPDDTMVEVMTSRPRSDIFINLPALRKLDAMLLEILDSFQKTEFWYAEHGSVTPSSTCRGSFRRVIAQRKEEKWWLPVPCVSPGGLSEKARKHLQQKRDCATQIHKAAMAINSSILDEMDIPDSYMTSLPKSGRASVGDTIYRYMHAADKFSPDHLLDCLNISSEHEALDLADRVEASMYTWRRKACIGNSKPSWTMVKDFMLETGRSDKNYMLAERAESLLLSLKQRYPELSQTSLDICKIQYNRDVGQAILESYSRVLEGLAFNIVAWIEDVLFVDTSMRNQDQ is encoded by the exons ATGAGGCTTTTCATGATGATGTGCAGAGTTGAGGAGGACTCCACCAGCTCGACTATCTCAGCGATGGAAAAGTTGTCGGTTTCGGATGAAAATTCTGAACCGGGTTACCGAGCTTCACCTCCTTCGGCCGATAGCAAAGACCAGTCCACCACCGAGACTGAGACCCCGACGAGCGCGGACTCTTTCATGTTTTGCCGCACTAACTCTGAGGCCTCGACAAGTTCGGAGCAGACAGACGATAACTGCTCCTCTAGCGAGCCTTCCCCTTTGTGCTGGCCGAGTGTCAAGTCCGGACGCCATAACCAAATCACATTCGACGGACTCGGTTTGAAGCAGCAAAAGCAGTTTCTAGATGAGAAGCTGTACAATCTTGAATCAATGGATTCAG CGCTTGAGACGATGAAGGAGAGATTCGCAAAGCTTTTGTTAGGAGAGGACATGTCTGGGAGTGGGAAAGGAGTCTGCACTGCTGTGACAATCTCTAATGCCATAACCAATCTTTATG CTACAGTATTTGGGCAAAATTTAAGGTTGGAGCCTCTGAACCCCGAGAAGAAGGCGATGTGGAAGAGAGAAATGAACTGCCTTTTGTCAGTCTGCAACTACATCGTCGAATTTGCCCCCACCTTACAGACTTTACCGGATGACACGATGGTCGAG GTGATGACAAGCAGGCCGAGATCGGACATATTCATCAACCTCCCCGCATTGAGGAAGCTCGACGCAATGCTCCTG GAAATTTTGGACAGCTTCCAGAAGACAGAATTCTGGTACGCCGAGCACGGGAGCGTGACACCGAGCTCCACTTGTAGGGGATCGTTCAGGAGAGTTATCGCGCAGCGCAAAGAAGAGAAATGGTGGTTGCCTGTTCCGTGCGTAAGTCCTGGGGGCCTATCGGAGAAGGCGAGGAAGCATCTGCAGCAGAAACGCGACTGTGCAACTCAAATTCACAAAGCGGCTATGGCAATCAACAGCAGTATCCTAGACGAGATGGATATCCCAGATTCTTACATGACATCTCTTCCAAAG agtggaagagcgAGTGTCGGAGACACAATATACAGATATATGCACGCAGCAGACAAATTCTCTCCAGATCATCTGCTGGACTGCCTTAACATATCGTCAGAGCACGAAGCGCTCGATCTTGCAGACAGAGTGGAAGCTTCGATGTATACATGGAGAAGGAAGGCGTGTATTGGTAATTCGAAACCATCATGGACCATGGTTAAGGATTTCATGCTGGAGACCGGCCGAAGCGACAAAAACTACATGTTAGCAGAGAGAGCAGAGAGCTTACTGCTTTCCCTGAAGCAGAGGTATCCCGAGCTCTCTCAGACAAGCTTGGACATATGCAAGATCCAATACAACAGG GATGTGGGACAAGCAATACTAGAGAGCTACTCAAGAGTCCTGGAAGGTCTAGCATTCAACATCGTCGCTTGGATCGAAGATGTGCTCTTCGTAGATACATCCATGAGGAACCAAGATCAGTAG
- the LOC115748626 gene encoding rop guanine nucleotide exchange factor 3-like isoform X1 has protein sequence MRLFMMMCRVEEDSTSSTISAMEKLSVSDENSEPGYRASPPSADSKDQSTTETETPTSADSFMFCRTNSEASTSSEQTDDNCSSSEPSPLCWPSVKSGRHNQITFDGLGLKQQKQFLDEKLYNLESMDSAAVALETMKERFAKLLLGEDMSGSGKGVCTAVTISNAITNLYATVFGQNLRLEPLNPEKKAMWKREMNCLLSVCNYIVEFAPTLQTLPDDTMVEVMTSRPRSDIFINLPALRKLDAMLLEILDSFQKTEFWYAEHGSVTPSSTCRGSFRRVIAQRKEEKWWLPVPCVSPGGLSEKARKHLQQKRDCATQIHKAAMAINSSILDEMDIPDSYMTSLPKSGRASVGDTIYRYMHAADKFSPDHLLDCLNISSEHEALDLADRVEASMYTWRRKACIGNSKPSWTMVKDFMLETGRSDKNYMLAERAESLLLSLKQRYPELSQTSLDICKIQYNRDVGQAILESYSRVLEGLAFNIVAWIEDVLFVDTSMRNQDQ, from the exons ATGAGGCTTTTCATGATGATGTGCAGAGTTGAGGAGGACTCCACCAGCTCGACTATCTCAGCGATGGAAAAGTTGTCGGTTTCGGATGAAAATTCTGAACCGGGTTACCGAGCTTCACCTCCTTCGGCCGATAGCAAAGACCAGTCCACCACCGAGACTGAGACCCCGACGAGCGCGGACTCTTTCATGTTTTGCCGCACTAACTCTGAGGCCTCGACAAGTTCGGAGCAGACAGACGATAACTGCTCCTCTAGCGAGCCTTCCCCTTTGTGCTGGCCGAGTGTCAAGTCCGGACGCCATAACCAAATCACATTCGACGGACTCGGTTTGAAGCAGCAAAAGCAGTTTCTAGATGAGAAGCTGTACAATCTTGAATCAATGGATTCAG CTGCTGTAGCGCTTGAGACGATGAAGGAGAGATTCGCAAAGCTTTTGTTAGGAGAGGACATGTCTGGGAGTGGGAAAGGAGTCTGCACTGCTGTGACAATCTCTAATGCCATAACCAATCTTTATG CTACAGTATTTGGGCAAAATTTAAGGTTGGAGCCTCTGAACCCCGAGAAGAAGGCGATGTGGAAGAGAGAAATGAACTGCCTTTTGTCAGTCTGCAACTACATCGTCGAATTTGCCCCCACCTTACAGACTTTACCGGATGACACGATGGTCGAG GTGATGACAAGCAGGCCGAGATCGGACATATTCATCAACCTCCCCGCATTGAGGAAGCTCGACGCAATGCTCCTG GAAATTTTGGACAGCTTCCAGAAGACAGAATTCTGGTACGCCGAGCACGGGAGCGTGACACCGAGCTCCACTTGTAGGGGATCGTTCAGGAGAGTTATCGCGCAGCGCAAAGAAGAGAAATGGTGGTTGCCTGTTCCGTGCGTAAGTCCTGGGGGCCTATCGGAGAAGGCGAGGAAGCATCTGCAGCAGAAACGCGACTGTGCAACTCAAATTCACAAAGCGGCTATGGCAATCAACAGCAGTATCCTAGACGAGATGGATATCCCAGATTCTTACATGACATCTCTTCCAAAG agtggaagagcgAGTGTCGGAGACACAATATACAGATATATGCACGCAGCAGACAAATTCTCTCCAGATCATCTGCTGGACTGCCTTAACATATCGTCAGAGCACGAAGCGCTCGATCTTGCAGACAGAGTGGAAGCTTCGATGTATACATGGAGAAGGAAGGCGTGTATTGGTAATTCGAAACCATCATGGACCATGGTTAAGGATTTCATGCTGGAGACCGGCCGAAGCGACAAAAACTACATGTTAGCAGAGAGAGCAGAGAGCTTACTGCTTTCCCTGAAGCAGAGGTATCCCGAGCTCTCTCAGACAAGCTTGGACATATGCAAGATCCAATACAACAGG GATGTGGGACAAGCAATACTAGAGAGCTACTCAAGAGTCCTGGAAGGTCTAGCATTCAACATCGTCGCTTGGATCGAAGATGTGCTCTTCGTAGATACATCCATGAGGAACCAAGATCAGTAG